One window of the Emticicia oligotrophica DSM 17448 genome contains the following:
- a CDS encoding M23 family metallopeptidase has translation MFQNTLFAQYRIDSLRIFVMFNDGPEVIKKYNHFEQKVQYEIPCISPIETNQNHFVTSFFGNRVHPVSGKSHFHSAIDISAKEHEPVFATADGIIIESRYDTYLGNYIIIEHPNGYQTLYGHLSISEVEVGEMMVIGQKIGLIGKTGRATGPHLHYGVKKNGQFVNPLPYINLLGNYILNH, from the coding sequence ATGTTTCAAAATACATTATTTGCACAATACAGGATTGATAGTTTGAGAATTTTTGTTATGTTTAATGATGGCCCGGAAGTAATAAAAAAATACAATCATTTTGAACAGAAAGTACAATATGAGATACCGTGTATTTCTCCTATTGAGACTAATCAAAATCATTTTGTTACTTCGTTTTTTGGAAACCGAGTTCATCCAGTGAGTGGAAAATCGCACTTTCACTCAGCTATTGACATTTCAGCCAAAGAGCATGAACCTGTTTTTGCTACGGCAGATGGCATAATTATCGAATCAAGATATGACACGTATTTAGGAAACTATATTATTATTGAGCATCCAAATGGTTATCAAACACTCTACGGGCATCTTTCGATAAGTGAGGTAGAAGTGGGGGAGATGATGGTTATTGGGCAGAAAATCGGACTTATAGGAAAAACGGGCCGAGCCACAGGTCCACATTTACATTATGGAGTAAAAAAAAATGGGCAATTTGTTAATCCATTGCCCTATATTAATCTGCTTGGTAATTATATCTTGAATCACTGA